Genomic window (Enterobacteriaceae bacterium 4M9):
GTGATGCCGGCCAACGAATCCTTCCAGATGGTGGAAGCGACGAAGGGTATCAACAGTTACTACCTGACCAGCGACGGCAGCACCATGAGCTACCGTACCCGTATTCGTACTCCGAGCTATGCGCACTTGCAGCAGATCCCGGTGGCAGTACGCGGCAGCCTGGTGTCTGACCTTATCGTCCATCTGGGTAGTATCGATTTTGTTATGTCTGATGTGGACCGCTAATTATGCACGAGAATCAACAAACACAGACTGAAGCTTTCGAGCTGAGTGCGGCCGAGCGTGAGGCGATTGAGCACGAGAAACATCACTATGAAGACCCGCGTGCGGCGTCAATCGAAGCGCTGAAAATCGTTCAGAAACAGCGCGGCTGGGTGCCGGATGGCGCGATTTACGCTATCGCTGACGTGCTGGGCATTCCGGCAAGTGATGTGGAAGGGGTGGCGACGTTTTACAGCCAGATTTTCCGCCAGCCGGTGGGCCGTCACGTCATTCGCTATTGCGACAGCGTGGTGTGTCACATTACGGGGTTCCAGGGCATTCAGTCTGCGATTGAGTCCCACCTGCAAATTAAGCCGGGTCAGACCACGTTCGACGGCCGTTTCACGCTGCTGCCGACCTGTTGCCTTGGCAACTGCGACAAAGGGCCGACCATGATGGTGGATGAGGATACGCACAGCTACCTCACGCCGGACGGGATCCCCAACCTGCTGGAGCAGTACAAATGAAGACGCTTACTCTGACTGCTGAAAACCATCCGCTGACCTGGCGTCTGCGCGATGACAAACAGCCGGTGTGGCTCGATGAATATCGCAGCAAAAACGGCTACGAAGGTGCGCGCAAAGCGCTCGGCGGCATGGCGCCTGATGAAATCGTTAACCTCGTTAAAGACGCTGGCCTGAAAGGGCGCGGCGGCGCAGGCTTTTCTACTGGTCTTAAGTGGAGCCTGATGCCGAAAGACGAGTCCATGAACATCCGTTACCTGCTGTGTAACGCCGATGAAATGGAGCCGGGCACCTACAAAGACCGCCTGCTGATGGAGCAGCTGCCGCACCTGCTGGTGGAAGGCATGCTGATTTCTGCGTTTGCGCTCAAGGCATACCGCGGCTACATCTTCCTGCGCGGTGAATATGTCGAGGCGGCTGCCAACCTGCGCCGCGCGATTGCTGAAGCAACCGAAGCAGGCTTGCTCGGCAAAAACATTCTTGGCACCGGTTTTGATTTTGAACTGTTCGTGCACACTGGCGCAGGCCGCTATATTTGCGGCGAAGAGACGGCGCTGATTAACTCGCTGGAAGGCCGCCGCGCTAACCCGCGCTCTAAGCCACCGTTCCCGGCAAGCTCCGGCGTATGGGGCAAACCAACCTGCGTTAATAACGTTGAGACGCTGTGCAACGTGCCAGCTATCCTGGCTCATGGCGTGGACTGGTATAAAGGCCTGTCTAAAAGCGAAGACTGCGGTACCAAGCTGATGGGTTTCTCCGGACGCGTGAAAAACCCGGGTCTGTGGGAGCTACCGTTTGGTACAACCGCGCGCGAAATCCTCGAAGATTACGCCGGTGGCATGCGCGATGGCCTCAAATTCAAGGCCTGGCAGCCGGGCGGCGCGGGAACTGACTTCCTGACTGAAGCGCATCTTGATTTGCCGATGGAGTTTGCCAGCATCGGTAAAGCGGGCAGCCGTCTTGGCACTGCACTGGCGATGGCGGTCGACCACGAAATCAATATGGTGTCGCTGGTACGCAACCTGGAAGAATTCTTTGCCCGCGAATCCTGCGGCTGGTGTACGCCGTGCCGCGATGGTCTGCCGTGGAGCGTGAAAATCCTGCGTGCCCTGGAGCGTGGAGAAGGGCAACCGGGTGACATTGAAACCCTGGAGCAGCTGTGTCGCTTCCTGGGGCCAGGCAAAACCTTCTGCGCTCACGCGCCAGGTGCCGTGGAGCCGCTGCAGAGCGCCATTAAATACTTCCGTGAAGAATTTGAAGCGGGCATCAAACAGGATTTCAGTAACCTGAATGCCATTAAAGGTATTCAGCCGAACCTGTTGAAGTCGCGCTGGTAATTATATGCCCTCACCTGGTTAGGTTTTCCGGGTGAGCAGAGAAAATTTATAATTAACGCCTTATCAAGAACCCAGTCATTTGTGCTGTGGCAAGGCGGCAACTGAGCGAGTCCCCGGGAGTTTAGTCAACTAAATGACCGGGGCGAGCGAAGGCAGCCAACACCGCCACAGTGCAAAGGACGAAGGTTATTGAGGCTATAACTGGAAGCATGCTGACTATGGCTACAATTCATGTAGACGGCAAAGAATACGAGGTGGACGGTGCAGACAACCTGCTACAGGCATGTCTCACCCTTGGCCTTGATATTCCTTACTTTTGCTGGCATCCGGCGCTGGGAAGCGTGGGCGCCTGCCGCCAGTGTGCGGTGAAGCAATATCAAAACGCGGAAGACACGCGCGGGCGTCTGGTCATGTCCTGTATGACCCCGGCCTCCGACGGCACCTTCATCTCTATTGATGATGACGAAGCGAAGCAGTTCCGTGAAAGCGTGGTGGAGTGGCTCATGACCAACCACCCGCACGACTGTCCGGTCTGTGAAGAGGGCGGTAACTGCCATCTTCAGGATATGACGGTTATGACCGGCCACAACTTCCGTCGCTACCGCTTTACCAAACGTACCCACCGTAACCAGGAACTGGGGCCGTTCATCTCTCACGAAATGAACCGCTGTATCGCCTGTTACCGCTGCGTGCGTTACTACAAAGACTATGCAGACGGCGGCGATTTGGGCGTTTATGGCGCACACGACAACGTCTACTTCGGTCGCCCGGAAGACGGCACGCTGGAAAGCGAGTTCTCCGGCAACCTGGTCGAAATCTGTCCGACCGGTGTGTTCACCGACAAAACCCATTCCGAACGTTACAACCGTAAATGGGACATGCAGTTTGCACCGAGCATTTGCCAGCAGTGCAGCCTTGGCTGTAACACCAGCCCAGGTGAGCGCTACGGTGAACTGCGTCGCATTGAGAACCGCTACAACGGTACGGTTAACCACTATTTCCTCTGTGACCGCGGCCGCTTTGGCTACGGCTACGTCAACCGCAAAGACCGTCCGCGTCAGCCGGTACAGCGCCGTGGTGATGATGTCATCGCCCTTAACGCTGAACAGGCGATGCAGGGCGCAGCGGATATCCTGCGTCAGTCGAAAAAAATCATCGGCATCGGCTCTCCGCGCGCAAGCGTTGAGAGCAACTTCGCGCTGCGCGAACTGGTAGGTGCAGACAACTTCTACACCGGCATCGCCGCAGGCGAGCAGGCACGCATTCAGCTAATGCTTAACGTGCTGCGCGAGAGCGGCATTCGTACGCCAGCGCTGCGCGAAATCGAATCTTACGATGCGGTTCTGGTGCTGGGTGAAGACCTGACGCAAACCGGCGCGCGCGTGGCGCTTGCCGTACGTCAGGCGGTGAAAGGTAAGGCTCGCGAAATGGCAGCGGCGCAGAAAGTGGCCGACTGGCAGATTGCAGCCATCATGAACATCGGCCAGCGCGCGAAGCATCCGCTGTTTGTCACCAACGTCGACAGCACGCGTCTGGATGATATCGCCGCCTGGACCTACCGCGCACCGGTAGAAGATCAGGCGCGTTTAGGTTTTGCTATCGCGAATGCGCTTGATAGCAGCGCGCCAGCGGTAGACGGCATTGATGGCGACCTGAAAGGCAAAATTGATGTTATCGTCCAGGCGCTGGCCGGGGCGAAAAAACCGCTGATTATCTCCGGTACTAACGCCGGCAGTGCAGCGGTTATTCAGGCGGCTGCCAACGTGGCTAAGGCGCTCAAGGGCCGCGGCGCAGATGTCGGTATTACGATGGTTGCCCGTGCGGTGAACAGCGTGGGCCTGGGCATGATTGGTGGCGGGTCGCTGGACGACGCGTTGTCTGAACTGGAAAGCGGCAGCGCCGATGCAGTTATCGTGCTGGAAAACGACCTGCACCGCCATGCATCTAAAGCGCGTGTTGACGCTGCACTCAGTAAAGCACCGCTGGTGATGGTCATTGACCATCAGCGTACCGAGATTATGGATTACGCGCACCTGGTGCTGTCAGCGGCAAGTTTTGCCGAAAGCGACGGGACGGTTATCAACAACGAAGGCCGCGCCCAGCGCTTCTTCCAGGTCTATGATCCGGCCTACTACGATGCCAGCGCGATTATGCTGGAAAGCTGGCGCTGGCTGCATTCGCTGCATGCGACCGTTAACAGCCGTGAAGTGGACTGGACCCAGCTTGACCACGTTATTGACGCCTGCGTCGCTAAACTGCCACAGCTGGCAGGCATTAAAGATGCTGCGCCGGATGCTGCTTTTCGCATTCGCGGTCAGAAACTGGCGCGTGAACCGCACCGCTACAGTGGGCGCACCTCCATGCGCGCTAACATCAGCGTGCACGAACCGCGTCAGCCACAGGACAAAGACTCCATGTTCGCGTTCTCAATGGAAGGTAACAACCAGCCGGGCGCACCACGCTCGCAGGTACCTTTCGCCTGGGCTCCGGGCTGGAACTCCCCGCAGGCCTGGAACAAATTCCAGGACGAAGTCGGTGGCAGCCTTCGCCATGGCGATCCGGGCGTACGCCTGATTGAAACCAGCGACGGCCAGCTTGGCTACTTCAGCGATGTGCCGCAAAGCTTTAGTGCCGAAGAGGGCGTATGGCGTGTTGCGCCGTACTATCACCTGTTTGGTAGCGATGAAATGTCGCAGCGCTCACCGGTATTTCAGCAGCGTATGCCGCAGCCGTGCATCAGGCTCAACCCGGCAGATGCCGCGAAGCTTGGCGTTAATGACGGTGCACAGGTCGCCTTTAGTTATGAAGGCCAGACCATCAGCCTGCCGCTGGTGATTGCCGAAGGGCTGGCAGCAGGGCAGGTCGGTTTGCCGATGGGCATGCCGGGCATTGCGCCCGTGCTGGCCGGGGCTCGTCTTGATAATCTGCGGGAGGCTGCGCAATGAGTTGGTTAACACCGGATGTTATCGATATCCTGCTGAGCATCCTCAAGGCGGTGGTGATTCTGCTGGTGGTGGTGACCTGCGGCGCGTTCATGAGTTTTGGTGAACGCCGTCTGCTGGGCCTGTTCCAGAACCGCTATGGACCAAACCGTGTGGGCTGGGGCGGTTCGCTCCAGCTGGTCGCGGACATGATCAAGATGTTCTTTAAAGAAGACTGGGTACCGAAATTTTCGGACCGCGTCATCTTTACCCTGGCGCCGATGATTGCCTTCACCTCGCTGCTGCTGGCCTTTGCGATTGTGCCAGTCAGCCCAAGCTGGGTGGTGGCGGATCTGAACATCGGCATCCTGTTCTTCCTGATGATGGCAGGCCTTGCCGTGTACGCGGTGCTGTTCGCTGGCTGGTCCAGTAACAACAAATACTCGCTGCTCGGCGCAATGCGTGCTTCGGCACAGACGCTCAGCTACGAAGTGTTCCTGGGGCTTTCCCTGATGGGCGTGGTGGCGCAGGCCGGTTCATTTAACATGACCGACATCGTCAACAATCAGGCGCACCTGTGGAACGTTATCCCGCAGTTCTTTGGCTTTATCACCTTTGCTATCGCGGGCGTGGCGGTGTGTCACCGCCATCCGTTTGACCAGCCGGAAGCCGAGCAGGAACTGGCCGATGGTTACCACCTTGAATATTCCGGCATGAAGTTCGGTCTGTTCTTTGTGGGTGAATACATCGGCATCGTGACTGTCTCTGCATTGATTGTCACCCTGTTCTTTGGTGGCTGGCATGGCCCGTTCTTACCGCCGTTCATCTGGTTCGCGATCAAGACCGCGTTCTTCATGATGATGTTTATTTTGATTCGCGCATCATTGCCGCGTCCGCGTTATGACCAGGTAATGTCGTTTGGCTGGAAAGTGTGCCTGCCGTTAACGCTAATCAACTTGCTGGCAACGGCGGCTGTCATTCTCTGGCAGGCGCAATAAGGGGTGAAAAGACCATGACCTTAAAAGAATTACTGGTGGGTTTTGGCACCCAGGTCCGCAGTATCTGGATGATAGGCCTGCATGCCTTTGCCAAACGTGAAACCCAGATGTACCCGGAAGAGCCGGTTTATCTGCCGCCGCGCTACCGTGGCCGCATCGTGCTCACGCGCGACCCGGACGGTGCCGAGCGCTGCGTTGCCTGTAACCTGTGTGCGGTAGCCTGCCCGGTAGGCTGTATTTCTCTGCAAAAAGCAGAGACCAAAGACGGCCGCTGGTATCCGGAATTTTTCCGTATCAACTTCTCACGCTGCATTTTCTGCGGACTTTGTGAAGAAGCGTGCCCAACCACGGCGATTCAGCTGACCCCGGATTTCGAAATGGGTGAGTTTAAGCGCCAGGATTTGGTGTACGAAAAAGAGGATCTGCTTATCTCCGGTCCGGGCAAATACCCGGAATATAACTTCTACCGGATGGCGGGTATGGCAATCGACGGCAAAGATAAGGGCGAAGCGCAAAACGAAGCCAAGCCTATCGACGTCAAAGGCCTGTTACCTTAAGGAGTCGGGAATGGCATTTGCATTTTATATCTGCGCCCTTGTGGCGGTCCTGACCACCCTTAGGACGATAACCCATACCAATCCGGTGCACGCACTGCTGTACCTCATCATTTCGCTGCTGGCCATTGCGGGCGTGTTTTTCTCGCTCGGTGCGTACTTTGCCGGTGCGCTGGAAATCATCGTTTACGCGGGCGCAATTATGGTGCTTTTCGTGTTCGTGGTGATGATGCTTAACCTCGGTAACGCCGTGGTCGAGCAGGAGCGGGAATGGCTCAAACCGCAGCTGTGGATTGGCCCTGGCATCGTTTCTGCCGTGCTGCTGGTCGTTATTGTTTACGCCATCCTCGGTATTAACGACCAGGGTATCGACGGCAACCCAATTGGTGCGAAAGAAGTGGGCATCGCGCTGTTCGGGCCGTATGTACTGGCGGTTGAACTGGCGTCCATGCTGCTGCTGGCGGGCCTGGTTGTGGCTTTTCACCTTGGCCGCGAAGACAGAGCCGGGGAAGTACTGAGCAACCGTCCGGGCGACAGTGCGAAAAGAAAAACGGAGGAGCAAGCATGATCCCCTTACAACATGGACTGATCCTCGCCGCCGTGCTGTTCGTCCTCGGACTGACCGGTCTTATGATCCGTCGCAACCTGCTGTTTATGTTGATAAGCCTTGAAGTGATGATCAACGCCGCTGCGCTGGCTTTTGTGGTTGCAGGCAGCTACTGGGGCCAGGCGGACGCTCAGGTAATGTACATCCTGGCGATAAGCCTTGCCGCCGCAGAGGCCAGTATTGGTCTGGCGCTGCTGCTGCAGCTCCATCGTCGTCGCCAGAATCTGAATATCGATTCAGTAAGTGAGTTGCGCGGATGAACCTGCTCTGGTTAACCATTGTTCTGCCATTGATTGGCTACCTGTTACTCGCCTTTTCCCGCGGTCGCTGGTCGGAAAACCTTTCCGCCACGATTGGCGTGGGCTCAATTGGCCTTTCCGCCCTGATTACCGCGTATGCAGGCATGGAATTCCTCGGCGGTGACCGCCAGGCATTCGTGCAGCCGCTGTGGACCTGGATGTCAGTCGGCAATTTCAACATCGGTTTTAATCTGGTGCTGGACGGCCTGTCGCTGACCATGCTCTCGGTCGTGACCGGCGTTGGCTTCCTGATTCATATGTTCGCCTCCTGGTATATGCGTGGAGAAGAGGGCTATTCCCGCTTCTTTGCCTACACCAACCTGTTTATCGCAAGCATGGTGGTACTGGTGCTGGCCGATAACCTGCTGCTGATGTATCTCGGCTGGGAAGGCGTGGGCCTGTGCTCTTATCTGTTGATTGGCTTCTACTACACCGACCCGAAAAACGGTGCCGCTGCCATGAAGGCGTTTGTGGTGACCCGCGTGGGCGACGTCTTCCTCGCCTTTGCGCTGTTCATTCTCTACTACGAACTTGGCACGCTCAACTTCCGTGAAATGGTAGAACTGGCTCCGGCGCACTTCGCCGAAGGCAACAATATGTTGCAGTGGGCAACGCTGATGCTGCTGGGCGGCGCGGTAGGTAAATCCGCGCAGCTGCCGTTGCAGACCTGGCTTGCCGACGCGATGGCCGGTCCGACCCCAGTCTCTGCGCTTATCCACGCAGCAACCATGGTGACCGCGGGCGTGTATCTGATTGCCCGTACCCACGGCCTGTTCCTGCTGACGCCAGATGTGCTGCATCTGGTCGGCATCGTCGGTGCGATTACGCTGGTAATGGCGGGTTTTGCGGCGCTGGTTCAGACCGACATCAAGCGCGTGCTCGCATACTCCACCATGAGCCAGATTGGTTACATGTTCCTGGCACTTGGCGTGCAGGCGTGGGATGCGGCGATTTTCCACCTGATGACCCATGCGTTCTTCAAAGCGCTGCTGTTCCTGTCGTCTGGTTCGGTGATTCTTGCCTGCCACCACGAGCAGAACATCTTCAAAATGGGTGGCCTGCGTAAGTCGATTCCGCTGGTCTATGCCTGCTTCCTGGTCGGTGGTGCTGCGTTGTCTGCGCTGCCGCTGGTGACCGCTGGCTTCTTCAGTAAGGATGAGATCCTGGCGGGCGCCATGGCGAACGGTCATATGAACCTGATGATTGCCGGTCTGGTTGGCGCGTTTATGACCTCACTCTATACCTTCCGCATGATTTTCATCGTGTTCCACGGTAAAGAGCAGATTCACGCCCATGCAGGGAAGGGGATTACCCATCACCTGCCGCTGATTGTACTGCTGGTGCTGTCTACCTTCGTGGGAGCCATGATTGTGCCGCCGCTGGCGGGCGTTCTGCCGCAGACTACGGAACTCGAACATGGCCGCGTACTGACGCTGGAAATTACCTCTGGCGTGGTGGCGATTGCCGGTATCCTCATTGCCGCATGGCTGTGGCTGGGCAAACGCACGCTGGTGACCGCCATTGCCAACAGCGCACCGGGCCGTCTGCTGGGCACCTGGTGGTACAACGCCTGGGGCTTTGACTGGCTCTACAACACCGTGTTCGTTAAGCCGTATCTGGGCATCGCCTGGCTGCTTAAGCGTGACCCGCTGAATGCGCTGATGAACATCCCAGCCATTCTCTCGCGCTTTGCCGGTCGTGGCCTGCTGCTGAGCGAGAACGGTTACCTGCGCTGGTATC
Coding sequences:
- the nuoE gene encoding NADH-quinone oxidoreductase subunit NuoE — translated: MHENQQTQTEAFELSAAEREAIEHEKHHYEDPRAASIEALKIVQKQRGWVPDGAIYAIADVLGIPASDVEGVATFYSQIFRQPVGRHVIRYCDSVVCHITGFQGIQSAIESHLQIKPGQTTFDGRFTLLPTCCLGNCDKGPTMMVDEDTHSYLTPDGIPNLLEQYK
- the nuoF gene encoding NADH-quinone oxidoreductase subunit NuoF; this encodes MKTLTLTAENHPLTWRLRDDKQPVWLDEYRSKNGYEGARKALGGMAPDEIVNLVKDAGLKGRGGAGFSTGLKWSLMPKDESMNIRYLLCNADEMEPGTYKDRLLMEQLPHLLVEGMLISAFALKAYRGYIFLRGEYVEAAANLRRAIAEATEAGLLGKNILGTGFDFELFVHTGAGRYICGEETALINSLEGRRANPRSKPPFPASSGVWGKPTCVNNVETLCNVPAILAHGVDWYKGLSKSEDCGTKLMGFSGRVKNPGLWELPFGTTAREILEDYAGGMRDGLKFKAWQPGGAGTDFLTEAHLDLPMEFASIGKAGSRLGTALAMAVDHEINMVSLVRNLEEFFARESCGWCTPCRDGLPWSVKILRALERGEGQPGDIETLEQLCRFLGPGKTFCAHAPGAVEPLQSAIKYFREEFEAGIKQDFSNLNAIKGIQPNLLKSRW
- the nuoG gene encoding NADH-quinone oxidoreductase subunit NuoG; protein product: MATIHVDGKEYEVDGADNLLQACLTLGLDIPYFCWHPALGSVGACRQCAVKQYQNAEDTRGRLVMSCMTPASDGTFISIDDDEAKQFRESVVEWLMTNHPHDCPVCEEGGNCHLQDMTVMTGHNFRRYRFTKRTHRNQELGPFISHEMNRCIACYRCVRYYKDYADGGDLGVYGAHDNVYFGRPEDGTLESEFSGNLVEICPTGVFTDKTHSERYNRKWDMQFAPSICQQCSLGCNTSPGERYGELRRIENRYNGTVNHYFLCDRGRFGYGYVNRKDRPRQPVQRRGDDVIALNAEQAMQGAADILRQSKKIIGIGSPRASVESNFALRELVGADNFYTGIAAGEQARIQLMLNVLRESGIRTPALREIESYDAVLVLGEDLTQTGARVALAVRQAVKGKAREMAAAQKVADWQIAAIMNIGQRAKHPLFVTNVDSTRLDDIAAWTYRAPVEDQARLGFAIANALDSSAPAVDGIDGDLKGKIDVIVQALAGAKKPLIISGTNAGSAAVIQAAANVAKALKGRGADVGITMVARAVNSVGLGMIGGGSLDDALSELESGSADAVIVLENDLHRHASKARVDAALSKAPLVMVIDHQRTEIMDYAHLVLSAASFAESDGTVINNEGRAQRFFQVYDPAYYDASAIMLESWRWLHSLHATVNSREVDWTQLDHVIDACVAKLPQLAGIKDAAPDAAFRIRGQKLAREPHRYSGRTSMRANISVHEPRQPQDKDSMFAFSMEGNNQPGAPRSQVPFAWAPGWNSPQAWNKFQDEVGGSLRHGDPGVRLIETSDGQLGYFSDVPQSFSAEEGVWRVAPYYHLFGSDEMSQRSPVFQQRMPQPCIRLNPADAAKLGVNDGAQVAFSYEGQTISLPLVIAEGLAAGQVGLPMGMPGIAPVLAGARLDNLREAAQ
- the nuoH gene encoding NADH-quinone oxidoreductase subunit NuoH is translated as MSWLTPDVIDILLSILKAVVILLVVVTCGAFMSFGERRLLGLFQNRYGPNRVGWGGSLQLVADMIKMFFKEDWVPKFSDRVIFTLAPMIAFTSLLLAFAIVPVSPSWVVADLNIGILFFLMMAGLAVYAVLFAGWSSNNKYSLLGAMRASAQTLSYEVFLGLSLMGVVAQAGSFNMTDIVNNQAHLWNVIPQFFGFITFAIAGVAVCHRHPFDQPEAEQELADGYHLEYSGMKFGLFFVGEYIGIVTVSALIVTLFFGGWHGPFLPPFIWFAIKTAFFMMMFILIRASLPRPRYDQVMSFGWKVCLPLTLINLLATAAVILWQAQ
- the nuoI gene encoding NADH-quinone oxidoreductase subunit NuoI, which encodes MTLKELLVGFGTQVRSIWMIGLHAFAKRETQMYPEEPVYLPPRYRGRIVLTRDPDGAERCVACNLCAVACPVGCISLQKAETKDGRWYPEFFRINFSRCIFCGLCEEACPTTAIQLTPDFEMGEFKRQDLVYEKEDLLISGPGKYPEYNFYRMAGMAIDGKDKGEAQNEAKPIDVKGLLP
- the nuoJ gene encoding NADH-quinone oxidoreductase subunit J, translating into MAFAFYICALVAVLTTLRTITHTNPVHALLYLIISLLAIAGVFFSLGAYFAGALEIIVYAGAIMVLFVFVVMMLNLGNAVVEQEREWLKPQLWIGPGIVSAVLLVVIVYAILGINDQGIDGNPIGAKEVGIALFGPYVLAVELASMLLLAGLVVAFHLGREDRAGEVLSNRPGDSAKRKTEEQA
- the nuoK gene encoding NADH-quinone oxidoreductase subunit NuoK → MIPLQHGLILAAVLFVLGLTGLMIRRNLLFMLISLEVMINAAALAFVVAGSYWGQADAQVMYILAISLAAAEASIGLALLLQLHRRRQNLNIDSVSELRG
- the nuoL gene encoding NADH-quinone oxidoreductase subunit L gives rise to the protein MNLLWLTIVLPLIGYLLLAFSRGRWSENLSATIGVGSIGLSALITAYAGMEFLGGDRQAFVQPLWTWMSVGNFNIGFNLVLDGLSLTMLSVVTGVGFLIHMFASWYMRGEEGYSRFFAYTNLFIASMVVLVLADNLLLMYLGWEGVGLCSYLLIGFYYTDPKNGAAAMKAFVVTRVGDVFLAFALFILYYELGTLNFREMVELAPAHFAEGNNMLQWATLMLLGGAVGKSAQLPLQTWLADAMAGPTPVSALIHAATMVTAGVYLIARTHGLFLLTPDVLHLVGIVGAITLVMAGFAALVQTDIKRVLAYSTMSQIGYMFLALGVQAWDAAIFHLMTHAFFKALLFLSSGSVILACHHEQNIFKMGGLRKSIPLVYACFLVGGAALSALPLVTAGFFSKDEILAGAMANGHMNLMIAGLVGAFMTSLYTFRMIFIVFHGKEQIHAHAGKGITHHLPLIVLLVLSTFVGAMIVPPLAGVLPQTTELEHGRVLTLEITSGVVAIAGILIAAWLWLGKRTLVTAIANSAPGRLLGTWWYNAWGFDWLYNTVFVKPYLGIAWLLKRDPLNALMNIPAILSRFAGRGLLLSENGYLRWYLASMGVGAVVVLALLMVLR